The Chitinophaga niabensis genomic interval TTTGGTTGATAGATCATGGCGCGGCATTATATTTTCATCATTCCTGGTCTAACTGGGAAGAACAATCCAAAAGGCCTTTTGTGCAGGTGAAGGACCATGTATTATTACCATGGGCCACAGAACTGGATGTTGCAGATGCAGCATGCAGGGCTGTCTTAACAAAAGAACGTATTCACGCAATCGTATCGCTGATCCCGGACGAATGGCTGTTGGCCAATGAACAGGTAACTTCTGCTGAAGAAGGCAGGAAGGTATATGAACAGTTCCTGGAATCCCGTATCGCATCCTCTGAAATATTTGTAAAAGAAGCACAACATGCAAGAGCAGCACTTATTTGAGTACGCCGTTATAAGGATCGTGCCAAGAGTGGAACGGGAAGAATTCCTCAATGTTGGTGTGATCCTCTACTGCAAGAAGTTAAACTTCTTACAGGCCATGTTTGCTTTGAATGAAGAAAAGCTGCGTGCTTTTTGTAGCGACATAGACCTTGCCGAAGTGAAAACATATATCCAGTCCTTTGAAAATATCAGCAAAGGTGGAAAGGATGCCGGGCCTATTGGTAAATTAGACCCAGCCTCCCGTTTCCGCTGGCTCACTGCTACACGCAGTACTATTCTTCAATCTTCTAAAATTCATCCCGGCTTTTGTGAGGACCCGCTGGAAACGCTAACACGTTTACATACTCAGTTGGTATTGTGAGCGAGCCGCAGGTATTTCCCTGTGAGTGATCCTTCCGCCTGCAAAATATCCCGTGGTGTTCCTTCGAAAATGATCTGACCGCCTTTGTGACCACCTTCAGGTCCGATGTCTATGATCCAGTCTGCATTTCGGATCACATCCAGGTTATGTTCTATCACTATCACGGTGTTGCCGCTATCCACCAGCCTGTTCATGATGAGCAGCAGATGTTCAATATCAGACATGTGCAGGCCGGTAGTGGGTTCGTCCATAACATACAAACTTCCTTTCTTATGTAATTCACTGGCCAGTTTTAACCGCTGGCATTCTCCGCCGGATAA includes:
- a CDS encoding DUF3037 domain-containing protein codes for the protein MQEQHLFEYAVIRIVPRVEREEFLNVGVILYCKKLNFLQAMFALNEEKLRAFCSDIDLAEVKTYIQSFENISKGGKDAGPIGKLDPASRFRWLTATRSTILQSSKIHPGFCEDPLETLTRLHTQLVL